From the Budorcas taxicolor isolate Tak-1 chromosome 6, Takin1.1, whole genome shotgun sequence genome, the window CACCCCCCGGGGGGTCCGACGCGCTGCCGCTGCACACAGAAGTAGAGACACCTTTACTGGCGAGTCTTACGTTTACAGTTTATTAGCTAATCAACCTCAACATGCAAAAATAAGCGCTGAGTACAAACCTCTACCGTAGGGTTTCATGTAAACTACAACAGTTCGTCCGATTTGAAAAGTCATTGGTGGTTACTTCAACTGAACTACTGGCTTCTGTAATGAATAGTGTTTAGAGCTAGAGTCACTGAGCCGTCGGCAAGGCCTCTGCAGACACCGGTCCAGTGGGTTTCCACGAGATACATTCTCAGGCAGGAGACGAGGCGGCAGGAGCGGCGTGACACTGAGCCTACAGGGCTGAACGCGGCCCCTCGGGTGCGGCCTCGGGCGGGCGGCGGTCCTGGAGGCCAGCGCCGCCTGCAGCCGCGGTGCCGGCGTTTTGGCAGCAGCTCTACAGAGGAGTGACAGGGTCCCTCGTGGCACCAAGTCACCGCAGGTCAGCCTGGCGTGGCCACTGCCGCTCCCGGGCCATGGCCGAGGACCAGTCCGCCCGGCGGCTCCTTGTTAGCAGAAGGGCAGGGGCTGTGAGAACACGCGGAAGGAATCAGTTCCTGTGGTGAAAGGTTCCAGCCTCCCTCCGCGTGGTCAGTCTGTAAAGAAGCTTCTCTGAAAGGTGAAGCACTTCAGAAGCATCAACAGCTGACGGGTTTCAAGCCCGAGTGCGCGCGTGTtcagtctctcctcctctctccccaggagTGTTGTCGTTGCTCAGATCTTTGGTCGCAGAAACAGAAAGGCAGGTCGGCGGGGCCTGAGGCCGCTCGGCGAGGCGGCCCTACATGATGTACACCTTCTCGGCCTGGGAGAAGTGGAAGACCTCTTTGGTTCTCGGGCAGACGACCTTATCATCCTGCCGGATAGAGAGCAGGGACTGAAAAGAAAGACCAGGTGCATTAAGAAGGGCCAATCCAGCCTACATCAACGTTTATGAGAAGCCCAGAGAACCGACTCTCAGGAAACAAATCGCTTCACTTCACGAAAATCGCTTTCTGCAGGCACCCCTGCCAGGAAGTCCTGAGCTTTCTCCACTGCCCCCCAACCCGCCTTGCAGAGGACAGCTCAGGCCCCAACCCCCGGGGCGCTcggccctggccccgccccctccgcaaggccccgcccccggccctcaCATTGTAGCCGTAGACATAGCCGTTGGGCAGCATCATGGGCGGGTTGTTCTCATTCATGACATCTCCCGAGATCTTGCAGACGAGGCGCGAGTTCGCGCAGTGCGCCATGGGTAGGGGCTGCGCCAGCTTGTTCAGCGAGCGGCTGCACACCGGGCAGTCGGGGCTCCGCGAGCTGCCGTCCTCCTTGTAGCACTGCCTGCGCACGGGTTAAGGAGGGTGGGCCAGCCGAGGTCCCAGGATCCCGAGCACCCCGGGGAGGCTGCTGAGCATTATGGTCCCTCTCTGGGCACGGGAGCCCTCCTGGCACTGTCTCAACACTGGGGCTGCAATGCAATTAAGGCACggtctgggggcggggggcactgCAGAAGTTTCAAGGACAGGGGCTAAGGCTGGTAAGGAGCGGGGTCTGGACGCCAGCCCCGCACTAGAAGGGGCACGTGGGGAGCACTCCCGGAGAGAAGGATACGGCGTCTTTATGGCGGAGAGGCCGGCCTGCAGGGTGAGGGTGAACACGGAGTTGTTTCCCAGCTGGTGTAGCCGGTAGTTGTCGTACCGGAACTGCTGGATCAGCATCCGCCACCGCGCCGGGTCCAGCAGGTCCTGGAAGAAGCGGGGCAGAGTCGTGATAACAGGAAACAAACAAGCTTAAAGTCTCTTCTCTGCAAACACAAAATGAGAGCCACCCGGCTCAGCCACGCACCGGCGCCCAGAGGGCAGCCTCGACTTCCGCCCGCAGCCAGGCCACGGCTGACTCCCTTTCTGGGATGTCGACTCGATCCGAGCCTATGCTGATGCTCCGAAGTGTGGGTCCTGTGGCCCGGAGGCAAGTCAAGGACTCGCGGCTGGGAGGAAAGCCACTcagtgagcaagctccagagccTCTTGCTGAGGGTGTTAAGGTTTGCAAGGAGAAGCCTTATTCCAGGGAACAGCTTAGTAGAATAGAAAGTTAAACCTGGCTCATGTGGGTCCCTAAAACCACCCAGGTTTAGACTCAAGaaggggtggaggcagggagggaggggaaggcagcCAGGCAAGAGCACGGGCAGAGGTTCTGTGAGCCCCTCAGAGCCCTGGCACAGGGCTCACATCACACtcccaacatttaaaaaatggttttaacATGTCTTTTATGCAACCGTCCATGGTGAAGGAGGACCGCCCCTAGGGGCTGCCGCGCCCAGCACCAGCTGTGAGCCCTGCAGTGTCTGCTACAGCCCTCTCAAAACGAAGCACTTTGTCCATtcccaccatgacccatctggaCATGTCTGTGACCTCTTGCCACGAGGGACGAAGGCATCGCTCCCTTGATGAGGCGGCTCCAGCACGTCAGGAATGCCTGGTCCCCTGCTCCTGCTTCCAGGACAGCCGTCCCAACTCTGTTTCCGAGCTCCCTGCACctgagacccccccccccacctgcaCGGGGTCACGGCTCTCCTGTCACCCAGGCCTTCTCTTTGGAGCCAGGTAACCTGCCAGACCAGCTttcctgggccataaagaaggctgagcgtggaagagctgattcttttgaactggggtgttggagaagactcttgagagtcccttggactgcaagaagatccaaccagtccatcctaaaggaaaccagtcctgaatattcactggaaggactgatgctaaagctgaaactccagtactttggccacctgatgcgaagaactgactcattggaaaagaccctgatgctgggaaagattgaaggtagaaggagaaggggacgacagagaattacatggttgaatggcatcaccaactcgataaacgtgagtttgagcaagctccgggagttggtgatggacagggaggccttgcgtgctgcagtccatggggtcgcagagtcggacacgactgagcgactgaactgaacctgccaGACCAACTTTAACAGCCAAAGGTTGTCGTGTCCCAGTTGGTGGAGAACTCTGCCCAGGGGAGGGGAAGCCCGCCCTGGGGTCTATTCTGAGGCTCGCTCCCTCTGGACCCAACAGCAGTGATGACATCACTGCCTGGCTCTTTACAGCTGCTGTGAGGCCTCGCCGAGGAGTAAAGAGATCTGCTCCACACCCTCCTGAGCTGGGCACCTCATCCCCAAGGGCAGCTGGCCTTTGCTGCACTTTGAAGAGAAAACGCTGAGTTAAAATCTGAGTTTAGACCTGAAGATCTTTGTGGCCTGATGATTTATTATATTCCCAAACACCACAGAAAGCGTGAATTCAGTTGGGAAGAAGCTTCCAGCAGCTTTCCAAAGGACCTGCAGGCACTCTGGGCGGTGGGGGCTGGGTCTGCCCAGAGGCTCCCACAGACACTGAGGGGCAGCGGGGCTGCAGGGAAACACTCGGCCTTGGACAGAGGCCAGCTTCACGGCCCAGAGGACACGGTGGTCCACCACCCAAGGGTTTTACTCTCTCCCCCACAAGTACACCGCTGAAACACTGAGGCCCCAAGTGATGGTCGGGAGAGGCCCTCTGGGAGGAAATGAGGTCATGGGCAGGGGGCTCACGAACAGGACTGCTGTCCTTCTAAGAAGAGCCCCAGAGAGCTCCCGACCCAGCGGACTCCACCACGGGAGGACCCAGCGGAATCCACTACGGGAGGACCCAGCGGACTCCACCACGGGAGGACCCAGCGGAAGTCGTGCCTCAGGCTGGcacctgaccttggacttccagcctcccgAGCCCTGAGCAGTGCACCCTGCTGTTCACAGCCCTGGTCTGTGGTACGGGTTGCAGCTGCCAGAAGGGACTAGCCCAGAGAATGGCTGCCAGGAGTGGACGCTGTGGCGACAAGCGCCTGAACCCGGGGGTGGGGCTTCACCACCCGGGGCAGCAGCTAGGCCGACAGAATGGGCCACTGAAAGCGAGGGCTCAGGGAGAGAAGAGCGTGGCAGAGCGCACCCCCGTGTCTGCAGAGAGACTTGAGAGCTGTGCACCATCAAGGCCACTGTGATGAGACCTCAGACCCGACGAGGACTGAGTTACTGGGAACTGGAGCAAAGGCTCCTGGTTACAAAGGGTGGCGAGCCTGGCAGAGGTGTGCTCGTGGACGGGGCTGCGGGCGACGAGTCTAGCATCCGGCTGAAGCCGTCTGTGGGCAGAGTGGTGAAGGTGGGGCCGGGCTTCTCTTGGGTGTttatcctgggggtgggggggatgaggGGAGATGAGCCCAGTGATCCTGACGCAGGGAAGAGAACGCAGGGCGGGAACAGGTGAGGTCAGCAAGGACGCCTGCTGAGCCTCGCAGAGGCCAGGCCTGTCCAGCCTTGACCAGGCCTCCAGAGGAGTGAGCAGGCACTCGGAACTGCCCTTTCCAGCTGAAGTGCTTTAGGAGCTGTTCTGATCAAAGATTTTGCCAGCAAGATGGGAACAAAGGCCTGGGTGGTGTGCGGGCCACCCTGGTCAGTGGCAGTGACTGCAGGCCCGGCCCAACCCTACGCCCAGGGCACACCGTACCTTGTAGGGGGAGATGTGCGTGTCCGGCGGGAAGGCCAGCATGCCCATGACCTGGCGGACCTCGTCCAGCTGGCTCCCCTCGGCTTGGCTGAAGTGCTTCCTCGCGTGTCTGGAAAGGCACAGTGCCACCTGGAGACGTCCGCGctcccacagcccccaccccGGCGCCGGCTGCGCCTGCCCACACCTAGCCCAGGGGCGGCCTGGAAGCCTGCCCCGCACGCTCGGGGGTCCTACCTCACCGCATCCAGCCTCTTGTTCTGCCGGATGAGCTCAATGAACTCCTGGATTCTCAGGCTAAACTCCAGGCAGCTCTGAGGGGGAAGACAAGATAAGGATCAGCTTAGCCAGGCTCACCTGAAGCTGTGTCCCGGCTCGAGGCTGCACGCACTGCTACAGAAGCGCAGCATTGCCAGGGAGGCAGGGCTGCTGCTGAAATCCTAATTTCAACCTGTAGCCAATACTTGCTGGGTCCTGACAGGCCATGGCCTGGCCCCACCCCACATCTCTCAGGGCCAGGCCAGGGAGGGCCAGGCGGACATGGGGTGAGGAGCAGCAGGGGTGCTCCCAAGCCGCAGCTGGCTGCACAGACACGACAGCCTGGTCAGCAGAGTCAGCACAGCACCCTCACCACCCCCTCCTACCCGCAGGTCTCCTCTTTCCAGCCCTGGGCCACACCGAGGGCTCTGGGGAACAGAGACCCGCATGAGGACCCTCACAGTGTGGGCCACAGGCGACTCTGGGAACGAGTTAGCTCAGAGGGCCTAGGTGGGCGGGGCCTCGGCAGGTGGCCAGGACCGAGCGAAGATGGCAGAGGTGGGCAAGCAGGTCAGGGCCGGCTCCTGGAAGAGCCCACATTGTGCCGCGGGTGCgagggccctggggctggggctgctgtGCTGGGAGGCGGCCGTGGCCCAGCTCCATCTGGGAGGCTTCTGTTCCGAGGCTCTACAGGAGACCCCGGGGGATGCTAATATGGCCGCATCAGTGGGGTAGCTTGTAAGGAGCCCAAGCGAACTTTGAAACCTTAGCAGTATCAACCCAATTTGGGCTAAAACTCCTGCAGCTAGGGGTATAGGGCAAGCAGGCAAAATTAACTTTTTGTGACCTAAGATGGAAAAACTGGATTATTTTACCACAAAACTAAGACCATAACATCTTCAACACAGCTTTAGAAAACACCCAGTGTTTCCACCCAGAAACGGAGCATGTGGAGCGCATGGCACGGAGGCCGACCTCAGGGCCTCCGCTCAGCTGCCCACAGTGCCCAGGCCCCTAGACGGTGTCAACACTGCCCTGTGCCTGCTGCTTCCACAAGTATGCCAACCTCGTGACTtgctccctgccccccagcctgGCGTACACACTGCGTTCTGTGGAGATGCCTGGGCTGGAGGGGCCCCGGGAGGGCACCCTGCACAggcccccggcccggccccagGCGTACCGAGTGGCGCACAGGCTGGCCTGACTGCAGACCGTGGCGCTGGCGCCGGGCACGGCAGAGGTGCAGAGCCACTCACCTGGCACCCACACATCCACTCCGCAGGGGCTCAGAAAAGGTGGTCTGCCTCCCTGCCcaagccctcctccccaccctgtgcGGGGCACTGCGCCCCGGGCAGCAGTCTGTCCTGACCCCAAACGGGTGGGGCAGGGCGAGGGTGGCATGGCAGGCACCGCATAAACCAGTGAAGAAAATCCCAGCCCCTTTCAGAGGCCAAGGGAGCATGGCTGAGCCAGGGACGGAGGGGAGGGGCGCTGCCTACCTCCCACGGAACGATGACCACTTCCATGTGGGGCTCCCGGCCGCGGGGCGTTACCACTAAACCCTAGGTCAGCTCTACAGAACCGCCCCGTGGAAATGCGTCTCCGCGTTTACGGTGGCTCTCTGCTCTCCGAGTTAACCCTCAGACAGTCCCGAGAGGGCAGGCACGAGCGGGCGTCCAGACCGGACAAGGACTGCCGCCACCTGGTGAGCGCATCGCAAGCGGCCCGAGAGGCTCTGCGCACTCCCGCTCACGGCCCCACTGAGGCTGCAGACGCAGTGCGCACGCGGCCCCCGCCGGCCTGCCGTGTCCGAGACCCGCCTCAACCCAGGAGACTTCTGCGGGCTGCACTCACTCCTTTGGAGGCATTTTCAACGACAGGAAACGTGGGTCTCAAAGTTTCTTTTCTCGTCTAGAGCCTTAGCACGGGTCTGAGGGGCCCCTGGCATCTGGCATGGGGCCCCTgactccccgcccccagcctgcACATGTGATCAAGTACCAGCGCTCACGTGTGCCCACAAGGGGACAAGCTGGACAGGGCGTGCACACTGGCTTGTGTTCAGTGGAGCTCTGCACTGATCGCATTCTGGCGCCCCCTCAGCCTCCGGGTGCACTTCCGGACAGCTACTTATGCTCCCTCCGGGTAGGTGGCGAGACCACAGGAGCGCGCCCTGGTGGGCTCGCCCCGCCAGCCCACCCCCGGCAGGCAGGTGCAAGGCTCCCCGCTGCGACCCGACCCCCGTGGCGTGCCTGGCCAAGCAGCAGTGTTCTCGGGGAGGGAGCAGGGCTTGCAGAAACTGCCTGTTGCACCGGAGGCGTTTTCCTTCTGCCCTGGTTCCCGCCGAGCGCACAGCCGTGGGGGTGGAGCAGAGCGCGGGCGCGTGTTACATACCAATTCTGGCTTTCCTTTTATGGATTCCATACCAAGATCCTCACTCTCTTTAGGGGAGCCACTGGCCACTCTACTTTTCCGTCCCGTCTTCGCGTCGTGCTCGCTTTGGCGGCCCTGAGTGGCAGAGAGTGTCACCCTTGGCTGGTGACTATGTGCACACGACAAGCTCAACGGGGCGGGGTTAAAGGCACTCAGTTTAGAACACAGTTTTTCTAACGGGAGGCAGGAAAGGTTAATACAATCAAGCATTTCTGAAAGCCCTAAGGCGCTGACACCTTTCAGGAAACAAGTTTAAATCCTGCAATTTATGTTTAAGTGTCTATTTTTTAAGCTGCTTCTAGGTCTCAAGAAAGGCTGTATTCGAGAATATCCCAGCCTGGAACTCTGCACCCTCACAGGCGGGCATCCACGCCTCGCAGGGTGCCTTCCAGAGTCAGTGAGTGGGTGGGTAGGAGCTGGGCCCACCCGGCTCCAATCCCCGGCAGCACATGCGTGGTCCACACCACGTGCCTTCAGAACTTTACTCAACATCTGTCCAAACCATAATGCAGAGAGTGCTTTCCCTAAAACCCACCACCACCCTCTCATATAACAACCCCAAACCCGCACCAAACCCAACAACGGGGACGTATGCATCCACACAACTCCGAAACGACAGGCTCCGGCGCAGCTGGCGCCGCCCCTCCCGACTCGGCAAGCTCCGCCCAGGCACGACCCGCCCCCTCCGGGAGCCCCGCCCCGGCGCAGCCCTCGCACCTTCATCTTGCGCAGCCGGGACTTGTTGTCATGGCACCAGGCCAAGCAGGTGGCGGTCTCGCGCCTCTCCAGGGACTCCTCCACCTCTTTGGCAGTCAGGAACATCTCGATGTTCACTAAATCCTGCAGTGAAGGGAGCCCTGGCTCAGAGCACTGGACCCCGGACCCGCCCGAGGCTGCACGGACACAGCGCCCGGCAGCTGGCACCCTGCGCCTCCTCTCAGGTGAACATCCTCTCCGGCGTGGGACACCGCGCCGCGGGCCGGGTCTGCACAGCGCGCGGGCCAGGTGACAGCCCAGGTCCTGCCAGAACCTGGGACCCCACCAGCTCTCACAGGGCCCACATATGGAGATCCCGGCGGTCCACACTCGCAATTTCTATGCGTTTTACTCTGCAGATTGATTTCAAGTTTAGGCTTTTGAGAAGGGGCAGCTTAGGGGGCCGCACGTCTCTCGCCTCTGCGGTCCGCTTCTCTCCCACCCCGAGGCGTGCAATCTGTGCGGGCCAGCCCAGTGCCGCTGAGCTGGAGGAGCCCAGCAGAGCCAGGGACCCACAGGAGCGAGCCCAGCCACTCGAGTGCACACCCGCCAAGTTGAGGGGACGCTGTGGTGCCAGGAAGTGCGGGAGACAGGAAGCGCGGGGCCCAGGCAAGAGGTTGGAGTAGCCTGGGAGAAGGACCTCCCCGGCCACGCTGGGTAGGTAATGGACGTTCCGACATGACAAATGAGGGGTCGCCGGAAGAAGACTTCGGAAAGGGAGTCTCTCTTCCCTCAGGCGCAGACTGACCGGGCCATTTTCTGTCAGCGGGCGGAGGGACAGCCAGCACACAGCGGCCCCGGGCTCCCGCGTCTCCAGAGCCTCCACTTCGGCCTCGCGGCCACTCGGACCGCAGACCATGGGGCAGGACACCGCCTCGCCCGCACGCTCTTGGCCAAGGCGCGCCGCGCAGAGCAGCTCGGAGCGCGCCAGGCCGAGCTCCGCGCGAGCTGTGCTGCAGAGGGACGCAGAGCCCTACCGGTGGACGCAGCGCGAGGAAGGGCTGCCTGCTCCACGCCAGCCAGCCAGTGGAGGCGCACGGCCAGTGAGGCTGCCGCGAAACCAGGCACTGACAGCGAAACTAACAAGAGGCTCCACCCGCGGCCCCGGGAGGGGCAGTGGCAGATGCTGGCAGATGCTAGGGCCTGCAGGACGCGCCCCCAACCGCCCCAGCCTGACCCCTCCTCGGCTCCACGTCCTGACTGCCAGACAGAGCAGGACGCGGTCAGAGAGGGCTGGAGCGTGGCTGGGCCAGCTCCGGACTCCAAGCCTTCCCGCCAAGGCCCCTGCTCCGCCCAGCTGCTCTCCTGCTTCGCCCTGAGCACGGGGTTCAGGTGAGGAAGTGACCTGTGGCTGTGCAGCCGAGACTCGCTAGTCCGGCCCTCGCGCGCGGGCCCTCCCTACAGCGGGGCTGGAAGGCTTCCAGCCACGGCCGCGCCCCGCCCTCCAGACAGAGGGGGCTGTCTCTCCACGGCCTCCTTTTTCCAGAACGTTTCCCGCTAGGCCAAGGCCAGGCTGTCTTCCTTCTCTCCCGTGCCCCATCCTCCCCAGGCCTTCTCTGACTCCCAGGCGGGGGCCTCTCCCGCCCACACCCCCGGAGTCTAGCCTTTCCCAGCTTCTCCCGTTCCTGTGGACAGTCCTCTGATGACCGTGGCCCCTGGGCTGTGGGAGCCGCGGTAAATATGTTACACCAGCCCGCCGAGAGCGAGCCAGTGAGGGAGCACTGCCCACGGCCCCTCCCGGGAGGCGGCTAACACGGGGCCTCGGCTGACCCCACCAGGCCTGCTGCCCGCCACAGCCCCAGCAGGGCCGTGCGCCCGTCCCTCTTCACAGTGTCTTtggatgaggaggaggagcccCAGTGCTACAGCCTGTTCCTGGGAGGCCTTGCCCACCCCAAGGCCAGGAGGATGCCCTCCTGTGTCTGCTTCAGAAAGCAAGCTCGTTTCTGTGCTCAGTGTGAGGCTGGGGGCTCCACAGGGAAACCCCTTCTGGGACTGGCTCCTAGACGTTCACGCCAACTGACCTTCTGgggcccctgcccgccccccactGCAGACAGGTGACCACCGGCCCCTGCCCGCCCCCGCTGCTCCTTTCTGCGCCTCTGCAGACGGCTCACCTTCACTGCATCTGGTCTGGCTTCGTGCTTCCCCCCACGGCGCACACCTGGGggccaggaggcagagggagcTTGGGCATCACCAGCCAGCGAGGGTGGGTGAGCCTGGCCACGCCCTTGCAGGTGCAGGGGTGGGTGCAGGAGTGAAGCCTGACAGACGGACAAGCTGTGCCGAGGTGAGGCAGGCAGAGCCTGTGGTGAGGAGGAAGCTGGCATGGTGGGCGGGGGATTGGGCGCTGAGGACCCCTGGGCACCAAGCTGAGACTGGAAGCCCTGCCATCCACAGCAGGAGCCTGGGCCCGGGCAGGCCCAGCTAGAGGAGCTGCCCGGGGCTGGTTGCAAGCGGGAGGACGCCCACCCCCGACCCCCTGCGAGTGTACCAGCCACGTTGGAGGAAAGGCCTGGAGCTGTAACTAGGTGAGGACAGGAGCCCGTGGGAAGCAGCTGGGCCGGGCACGCTGCTGGAGACCCCAGGCACCTCCTGGGACGGGAGCAAGGTCACACCACATTCGGAGCCACCAGGGCTGAGCCCCGTCAGCCCAGGGCGGGAGCCACGCACACTGGATGGGGATGGGGTTGTGGTGGGGGCCAGGGGGCCTGAGGACACGAGGGCACGGAGGCTCAGGCCCGGGGGTCCCAAGCGCAGCAGAGGAGCTGGCTGGGGTGGGACCCGGGATGCAGAGACGAGGACACGGCCCTCAACAAAGGTGCTCCCACCAGAAGCTCCAGTCGTTGGAGGTGGGCACGCGGGGCGGCCACGCACTCCTGCCAGGCACGCCTGACTGCTATGCCCACTGCAGTGAAGGCTGCCCTTGGGACACTGGGGTGCCGCCGCCCCCAGCCAGCAGCCTGAAGACAGGGGGACCCGCAGGGGCAGCGCAGGGCACCGGCAGGCCGATCACCACCGCACGCGGCCTGGGGCATCGAGCGCTTCAACGCCTGCACCCTGGGGCCGCCACAAAGGGACGGACAGAAAGCACGCCCGGCCCAGAGAGAGGCTCACACACGAGGCAAGGGCACGGGAGGCCTCTGGCGTGCGGTGGCAGGTGCCACCCCGTTCACACCCCCGCTCCTCCCAGTCATCACGCGAGGGAGGGGCTGCCCGGCTCAGGACAGGGCGAGGGCCCCGCCCGCGCCCACCTCGATGCCGCTCTGGCGTGCCAGCTTCACGGCTGTGTTGTAGTAGCCGCAGCGCAGCAGGTGCTCCACCATCATGCGGTCCATGCGCTTCCTCTTCCACACGCTGGCCGCCGCCGGCTGGTCGCTGCTGTGCTCCTTGAGGTGCTCGATCCGGCGCTTGCACAGCTTGGCGCTCTCATCCTCCGCCTGGATGGACTCCACCGCCTGTGCCAGTCACAAGAGCTCAGGGTCTCCGGCTGCCACCGGCCGCCTGGACTGCCCACCGGACCCCCACCCGGACCACCCACCTAGACCGCCCACCTGGACCACAACGGCTAGGCAGCAGGGAGGCCAGAGTGGGCAACAGGCCCCTGGGCTgcacaggaggggaggggaggggaggggaggagctacCGTTTCCAAGGCGATGGCAGGGTCTGTCCTTCCCCACAGGGACGTTACTTTCTGTTTTAGGTACTCAAGCTGCACTGCCCGAGACAGAGAACTTTACCTTTGTCCAGCTTCGCGGTTAATGAATCCATTTGTCATTAAAACCtgagtttttatcttttataatgcTTTCTCTATTAACACTTTCTCTAAATACTTTCTCTATTTAGTTCTCTCCGAACTAAAGACCATTTAGTCCGGAATTAAGATGGCCAAGTTGCAGTGTTCTGTGCCCGCTTATCACACAGCAGCCGCTGGCGACCACCTGGAGTGTGGCCCTGAGACCCTGGCACCGGGTCCGTGACTTCTCCACGGGAACGTCAGTGACACCGGCGGCTGGCGCCTACGTGCTGGGCGCCAGGTCCGGAGTCCTGGTCAGCCCTTGGCTGCTTCCAGCACATCCCACCGTCAAGAAGTCAGCTGTCGGGGTGTTCGCTGCTCCTTGACAGGGGGCCTCTCCTCTACCTGCTGCTCCAAGTTCTTCAGTCTCACTGAGTGAGCACCCCAGGCAGGCCCGTTCGCAGTTATTGGGTTGAGGTCTCTGAGCTGCGGACCGTCAGTGGAAACCTCCCAGTCATCTCCCTGCACTCGGGGCCCACGGCAGGCTCTGCCCGACTCGCCCACCTCTCGCCCTCTTCTCATCTCTGCGCTGTGTCCCAGGTAATTTCCTCAGACGATCTTCCAGCTCTCCAACTCTCTGTTTAGCTGCATCCGATTGTTAAATGTAACATTTTGTTGTGAGTAAAATCTGAGTTTCTCATctgttatctttcttttcttgaatttttacTTGGCTATTTTTAACTTCAAACCACTTGCACTTTCTACTCCCTGCAGATATCTCCGAGCTGTTTTTTCACCCTTTAAACGCAGTGAAGCGTGGTGTCTGCTAGTTTCTGCCTCTGAAGTCTGTGAGGACTTCCTattccttctgagtctccctcaCGGTGTTCTGTGTACCTGTCACCTCCCACTGTGCTGGCTAATGTCGCAGAACCACCCGAGGCTCAGACGGAAGGCAGCTTCCACCTGGGAGAGCCTGGAGGCAGCAGCTGCTGGGACCATGCCTACCAGACGGAGGCTGGGGGTGGAGTCACGGCGCACAGTTTAGGCTGTGAACCAGGGTGCCAACGCCTGCTGGGCAAACTGCTTCTGGGCTCCCTCGCCCGAGGTACAGAGTTTCTGCCATCAGACCCCCGCTCTTAATGGCCCGAGGCCCGGGCCAGGGAGGCCCTTAGGGGAGGGGGGGCCTCTCCCGAGGCAGCA encodes:
- the MAEA gene encoding E3 ubiquitin-protein transferase MAEA isoform X3, coding for MAVQESAAQLSMTLKVQEYPTLKVPYETLNKRFRAAQKNIDRETSHVTMVVAELEKTLSGCPAVDSVVSLLDGVVEKLSVLKRKAVESIQAEDESAKLCKRRIEHLKEHSSDQPAAASVWKRKRMDRMMVEHLLRCGYYNTAVKLARQSGIEDLVNIEMFLTAKEVEESLERRETATCLAWCHDNKSRLRKMKSCLEFSLRIQEFIELIRQNKRLDAVRHARKHFSQAEGSQLDEVRQVMGMLAFPPDTHISPYKDLLDPARWRMLIQQFRYDNYRLHQLGNNSVFTLTLQAGLSAIKTPQCYKEDGSSRSPDCPVCSRSLNKLAQPLPMAHCANSRLVCKISGDVMNENNPPMMLPNGYVYGYNSLLSIRQDDKVVCPRTKEVFHFSQAEKVYIM
- the MAEA gene encoding E3 ubiquitin-protein transferase MAEA isoform X1 yields the protein MAVQESAAQLSMTLKVQEYPTLKVPYETLNKRFRAAQKNIDRETSHVTMVVAELEKTLSGCPAVDSVVSLLDGVVEKLSVLKRKAVESIQAEDESAKLCKRRIEHLKEHSSDQPAAASVWKRKRMDRMMVEHLLRCGYYNTAVKLARQSGIEDLVNIEMFLTAKEVEESLERRETATCLAWCHDNKSRLRKMKGRQSEHDAKTGRKSRVASGSPKESEDLGMESIKGKPELSCLEFSLRIQEFIELIRQNKRLDAVRHARKHFSQAEGSQLDEVRQVMGMLAFPPDTHISPYKDLLDPARWRMLIQQFRYDNYRLHQLGNNSVFTLTLQAGLSAIKTPQCYKEDGSSRSPDCPVCSRSLNKLAQPLPMAHCANSRLVCKISGDVMNENNPPMMLPNGYVYGYNSLLSIRQDDKVVCPRTKEVFHFSQAEKVYIM
- the MAEA gene encoding E3 ubiquitin-protein transferase MAEA isoform X2; this translates as MAVQESAAQLSMTLKVQEYPTLKVPYETLNKRFRAAQKNIDRETSHVTMVVAELEKTLSGCPAVDSVVSLLDGVVEKLSVLKRKAVESIQAEDESAKLCKRRIEHLKEHSSDQPAAASVWKRKRMDRMMVEHLLRCGYYNTAVKLARQSGIEDLVNIEMFLTAKEVEESLERRETATCLAWCHDNKSRLRKMKGRQSEHDAKTGRKSRVASGSPKESEDLGMESIKGKPELSCLEFSLRIQEFIELIRQNKRLDAVRHARKHFSQAEGSQLDEVRQVMGMLAFPPDTHISPYKDLLDPARWRMLIQQFRYDNYRLHQLGNNSVFTLTLQAGLSAIKTPQCYKEDGSSRSPDCPVCSRSLNKLAQPLPMAHCANSRLVCKISGDVMNENNPPMMLPNGYVYGYNDDKVVCPRTKEVFHFSQAEKVYIM